One window of Mesorhizobium loti R88b genomic DNA carries:
- a CDS encoding FAD-binding oxidoreductase: MAGRFQSFGLATPPAPRAIHADDAIALLRGGRATDASLLAYGNGRSYGDSCQNQAGAVVNMRTLNQIRAFNAESGVLEADAGVLLSDIIAHAAPYGFFPAVVPGTQFVTLGGAIANDVHGKNHHRRGTFGCHVESFTLLRSDGKTYRCSATDNPRLFAATIGGMGLTGLILSASIRLMRVHSLDIVEKTTPFRDLGEFFDLAEAADQANEYAVAWIDQLAGGRNSGRGLLFTGNHAEHGSHAATRAGGSLGVPFQPPFNVLNRPFLAAFNAAYRWKKGRATVPRHTGYLGFFFPLDGVRDWNRLYGPNGLFQHQSVVPEEAARAVVPELLTAARRAGQWSFLTVLKRFGSIRSPALLSFPRPGYTLTLDFPNRGAATLALLGELDRIAIAAGGAVNPYKDARMSAATFAASFADWPRLEALRDPSFMSDFWTRTAGSIDLRRRGAEAAE; encoded by the coding sequence ATGGCTGGACGGTTCCAGAGCTTTGGCCTTGCCACGCCGCCTGCGCCACGAGCGATCCACGCTGACGATGCCATTGCGCTGCTCAGGGGTGGCCGCGCGACGGACGCCTCGCTGCTGGCCTATGGAAACGGGCGTTCCTACGGCGATTCCTGCCAGAACCAGGCCGGCGCGGTCGTGAATATGCGAACCCTGAACCAGATCCGCGCCTTCAATGCCGAGTCCGGTGTGCTCGAAGCGGATGCCGGCGTGCTGTTGTCCGATATCATCGCGCATGCAGCACCCTACGGCTTCTTTCCGGCGGTGGTTCCGGGCACGCAATTTGTCACGCTTGGCGGCGCCATCGCCAATGATGTGCACGGCAAGAACCATCACCGGCGCGGCACGTTCGGCTGCCATGTGGAGAGCTTCACGCTGCTGCGGTCCGATGGGAAAACCTATCGCTGCTCGGCCACGGACAATCCGCGCCTGTTTGCGGCCACCATCGGCGGCATGGGGCTGACCGGCCTGATCCTGTCGGCCTCGATCCGGCTGATGCGGGTGCATTCGCTCGACATCGTCGAGAAGACGACACCATTTCGCGACCTCGGCGAATTCTTCGACCTGGCCGAGGCTGCCGACCAGGCCAATGAATATGCCGTCGCCTGGATCGACCAACTCGCCGGCGGCCGCAACAGCGGGCGAGGGCTGCTGTTCACCGGCAACCATGCCGAACATGGCTCGCATGCGGCGACGCGCGCCGGCGGCAGTCTCGGGGTTCCGTTCCAGCCGCCGTTCAATGTGCTCAACCGGCCGTTCCTGGCCGCTTTCAATGCAGCCTACCGGTGGAAGAAAGGCCGTGCGACCGTGCCGCGTCACACCGGCTACCTCGGTTTTTTCTTCCCGCTCGACGGCGTGCGTGACTGGAACCGGCTTTATGGCCCCAATGGGCTCTTCCAACACCAGAGCGTAGTACCGGAAGAGGCCGCACGTGCCGTGGTTCCGGAGCTGCTCACGGCGGCCCGCCGGGCCGGGCAGTGGTCTTTCCTCACCGTGCTGAAGCGCTTCGGTTCGATCCGCTCGCCTGCGCTGCTGTCGTTCCCGCGACCGGGCTATACGCTGACGCTGGACTTCCCCAACAGGGGAGCGGCGACGCTTGCCCTGCTCGGCGAGCTCGACCGCATCGCGATCGCGGCAGGCGGGGCGGTCAACCCTTACAAGGATGCGCGCATGAGTGCGGCGACCTTCGCCGCCTCCTTTGCGGACTGGCCGCGGCTGGAAGCGCTGCGCGACCCCTCATTCATGTCTGATTTCTGGACACGCACGGCCGGCAGCATCGATCTGCGGCGGCGCGGCGCCGAGGCTGCCGAATAG
- a CDS encoding EamA family transporter → MKYIVFILFTVMTNAAAQLMLKQGMMSLGPISFEGVNPLLKLLQIVFSPWVFLGLCTFVISMASHLYVLSKVELSFAYPFLSLAYVAVAIFAYFVFREDLNGWRIAGIAFICVGTVLIAQSGRDLGGRVHEDQTASITPDKIPANETVR, encoded by the coding sequence ATGAAATATATCGTCTTCATTCTCTTTACGGTCATGACCAATGCCGCTGCGCAGCTGATGCTCAAGCAAGGCATGATGTCGCTTGGCCCGATCTCGTTCGAGGGCGTCAATCCGCTCCTCAAGCTGCTGCAGATCGTCTTCAGCCCCTGGGTGTTCCTTGGCCTCTGCACCTTCGTGATTTCCATGGCCTCGCACCTCTATGTGCTGTCCAAGGTCGAGCTTTCCTTCGCCTATCCCTTCCTCAGCCTCGCCTATGTCGCCGTCGCCATCTTCGCCTATTTCGTCTTCCGCGAAGATCTCAATGGCTGGCGCATCGCCGGCATCGCCTTCATCTGCGTCGGCACCGTGCTGATCGCCCAGAGTGGTCGGGATTTGGGTGGGCGCGTGCATGAAGACCAGACCGCTTCCATCACGCCCGACAAGATCCCTGCAAACGAGACCGTTCGATGA
- a CDS encoding NAD-dependent epimerase/dehydratase family protein produces the protein MRHVIFGGDGFVGRHLAPKLVADGEDIVVADVVKSDLAHYRNVRFIKCDVTDPASVAAVGLKADDVVYNLSAKMLSPIQVRAKRHDFFFPVNFHGTEHIMQAMDKAGALRLVHYTTDMIYGHTVTQPMTEEHPVAPLGEYGWSKQKTEELAAQWRKRGMSISLFRPRLIIGPGRLGILEKLFKLIDWNLPVPMIGSGRNPYQFISVFDCAEAARAAWKAGVPNEAYNLGSLNPPPVKKLLGDLIRHAGSKSLLIQTPGWAVKRTLDLLDLLNRPIMDPEQYLIADEECVLDVSKAERQLGWVPQYRDEDMLIAAYSEYRAKKAGPAVATKHVPAE, from the coding sequence ATGAGACATGTGATTTTCGGCGGTGACGGCTTCGTCGGCCGTCATCTTGCCCCGAAGCTTGTGGCCGATGGCGAAGACATTGTCGTTGCCGACGTCGTCAAGAGCGACCTTGCGCACTATCGCAACGTCCGCTTCATCAAGTGCGACGTCACCGATCCGGCGTCGGTCGCTGCGGTCGGGCTCAAGGCCGACGACGTGGTCTACAATCTGTCGGCCAAGATGCTGTCGCCGATCCAGGTGCGAGCCAAGCGGCACGACTTCTTCTTTCCGGTCAATTTCCATGGCACCGAGCACATCATGCAGGCCATGGACAAGGCTGGTGCACTAAGGCTCGTCCACTACACGACCGACATGATCTACGGCCACACGGTCACCCAGCCGATGACCGAAGAGCATCCGGTCGCACCGCTCGGCGAGTATGGCTGGTCGAAGCAGAAGACCGAGGAGCTGGCCGCGCAATGGCGCAAGCGCGGCATGTCGATCTCGCTGTTTCGCCCGCGCCTGATCATCGGGCCCGGCCGCCTCGGCATTCTCGAAAAACTGTTCAAGTTGATCGACTGGAACCTTCCGGTGCCGATGATCGGTTCGGGCCGCAACCCCTATCAGTTCATCTCGGTGTTCGACTGCGCCGAGGCCGCCCGTGCGGCCTGGAAGGCCGGCGTGCCCAACGAGGCCTATAATCTCGGCTCGCTCAACCCGCCGCCGGTGAAGAAATTGCTCGGCGATTTGATCCGGCATGCCGGTTCGAAATCGCTGCTGATCCAGACACCCGGATGGGCTGTCAAGCGCACGCTCGACCTGCTCGACCTCTTGAACAGGCCGATCATGGATCCGGAACAATATCTGATCGCCGACGAGGAGTGTGTGCTCGACGTCTCCAAGGCCGAGCGTCAGCTTGGCTGGGTGCCGCAATATCGCGACGAGGACATGCTGATCGCCGCCTACAGCGAATACCGCGCCAAGAAGGCCGGTCCCGCTGTGGCCACCAAACATGTGCCTGCCGAATAG
- a CDS encoding aspartate aminotransferase family protein: MVSAPALSPVTIAKPDLISVEQAKAMDVARMTDLFKAHLNPGQLHFMKLLGFHKIKVERAEGMFYIDQNGRKILDFFGGFGSLAFGHNHPRILEARKKFQEEKRQEIAIAFMSQYAAALAHNIAKCSPGDLDMVFLGSSGSEAMEAAVKLAERAAGPKRPKIVYAENSFHGKTKGVLGITDGQLYRADFKMAENTVRIPFGDIEAVERLFRSDPEVGVIVLETIQGGGGIIQAPAQYWQKLRALCDQFGVLWVADEVQCGYGRSGRFYAFEHYGVVPDVTALAKSLGAGKAAVGAMIARREVYMKAYGTPKTAMIHAMATFGGMGEACVTAIEGINVLYDEALIDNAAVTGDYLLQRLQALKDKYPKIIKDVRGKGFMVGLEFHDFSQTLPMVLRPIVSVLDDKLKGSLSGFVGALLLRDYDVLVAFTEYNRNVIRLEPPLICQREHVDRFVDAFDSLLSRGIVSIVKDFVKSQVR; this comes from the coding sequence ATGGTCAGCGCGCCGGCGCTGTCGCCCGTCACCATCGCCAAACCCGATCTGATCAGCGTCGAGCAGGCGAAGGCGATGGATGTCGCCCGCATGACCGATCTGTTCAAGGCGCACCTCAATCCGGGCCAGCTGCATTTCATGAAGCTGCTCGGCTTCCACAAGATCAAGGTCGAGCGCGCCGAGGGCATGTTCTACATCGACCAGAACGGCCGCAAGATCCTCGATTTCTTTGGCGGCTTCGGTTCGCTGGCCTTCGGTCACAACCATCCGCGCATCCTCGAAGCGCGCAAGAAGTTCCAGGAAGAGAAGCGCCAGGAAATCGCCATCGCCTTCATGTCGCAATATGCGGCGGCCCTTGCGCACAACATCGCCAAATGCTCTCCCGGCGATCTCGACATGGTGTTTTTGGGTTCGTCCGGCTCGGAGGCGATGGAAGCGGCGGTGAAGCTTGCCGAACGCGCCGCCGGCCCGAAGCGGCCCAAAATCGTCTATGCCGAGAATTCCTTCCACGGCAAGACCAAGGGCGTGCTCGGCATCACCGACGGCCAGCTCTATCGCGCCGACTTCAAGATGGCGGAAAACACGGTCCGCATTCCGTTCGGCGACATCGAGGCGGTCGAGCGCCTGTTCCGCAGCGATCCGGAGGTCGGCGTCATTGTGCTTGAAACCATCCAGGGTGGTGGCGGCATCATCCAGGCCCCGGCGCAATACTGGCAGAAGCTGCGGGCGCTGTGCGACCAGTTTGGCGTGCTGTGGGTGGCCGACGAAGTGCAGTGCGGCTATGGCCGCTCGGGCCGCTTTTATGCCTTCGAACATTACGGCGTCGTTCCGGATGTGACGGCGCTGGCCAAGTCGCTCGGCGCGGGCAAGGCGGCGGTCGGCGCGATGATTGCGCGCCGCGAGGTCTACATGAAGGCCTATGGCACGCCGAAGACGGCGATGATCCATGCCATGGCAACCTTCGGCGGCATGGGCGAGGCCTGCGTCACCGCGATCGAGGGTATCAACGTGCTCTATGACGAGGCGCTGATCGACAACGCTGCCGTCACGGGCGACTATTTGCTGCAACGCCTGCAAGCGCTGAAGGACAAGTACCCCAAGATCATCAAGGATGTGCGCGGCAAGGGCTTCATGGTCGGCCTGGAGTTTCACGACTTCTCGCAGACCTTGCCGATGGTGCTGCGCCCGATCGTCAGCGTGCTCGACGACAAGCTGAAGGGTTCGCTGTCCGGTTTCGTCGGCGCGCTGTTGCTGCGCGATTACGATGTGCTCGTCGCCTTCACCGAATACAACCGCAACGTCATCCGGCTCGAGCCGCCGCTGATCTGCCAGCGCGAGCATGTCGACCGCTTCGTCGATGCCTTCGACAGCCTGCTGTCGCGCGGCATCGTGTCGATCGTGAAGGATTTCGTCAAAAGCCAGGTCCGTTAA
- a CDS encoding glycosyltransferase 87 family protein, producing MLTKSPAPQNPLDRLIASGLVWGEGTYARLAVPIGAAAFALYILLTAFTAWVMPDANWDMLPYLAISEEGTYPDAQALHDYAYSTIKSGVSAGDYKTLTDDGGGFRSHMTENAADFHSLLGMYRIKFLYAEILSTLSAVMSPVEAMHLVQVFSVLLFGAITLLWLRTEKALALAPVVGAVLIMADFGDAARASTPDLLTSALLLGGLYAYIRGREVATAILLFLAFMVRPDNIVFLAVFAVLLVTFRQKAWGMLAGFAASFVAYFAISHWAHHPGWWPHLWFSSIEQHYNMDGFEPAFSVTAYLRAFATSLLRAVSLNSWVGVSVLALAGWFAAGRAGFRLDRRAAILFAALLLGALAKFTVFPIHDTRIYFPHLIPLFLLLATPFMALWTAVARGQHRAAFQIIPGDKP from the coding sequence ATGCTGACCAAGTCTCCCGCTCCGCAAAACCCGCTCGACCGGCTCATCGCGTCCGGCCTGGTTTGGGGCGAGGGAACCTATGCGCGGCTGGCAGTGCCGATCGGCGCGGCGGCCTTCGCACTCTACATTCTTCTGACGGCATTCACGGCCTGGGTGATGCCTGATGCCAACTGGGACATGCTGCCCTATCTCGCAATATCGGAGGAAGGCACCTATCCCGATGCGCAGGCGCTGCATGACTATGCCTACAGCACTATCAAATCAGGCGTGTCGGCTGGCGACTACAAGACCCTCACCGACGATGGCGGCGGCTTCCGCAGCCACATGACGGAAAATGCCGCCGACTTCCATTCGCTGCTCGGCATGTACCGGATCAAGTTCCTCTATGCCGAGATCCTGTCGACGCTGAGCGCGGTGATGTCGCCGGTCGAGGCGATGCACTTGGTGCAGGTATTTTCGGTGCTGCTGTTCGGCGCAATCACTTTGCTCTGGCTGCGCACGGAAAAGGCATTGGCGCTGGCGCCAGTGGTCGGCGCGGTGCTGATCATGGCCGATTTCGGCGATGCGGCGCGTGCCTCTACGCCGGATCTGCTAACGTCAGCGCTGCTGCTCGGCGGGCTCTACGCCTATATCAGGGGCCGCGAGGTGGCGACGGCGATCCTGCTCTTCCTTGCCTTCATGGTGCGGCCGGACAATATCGTTTTCCTTGCGGTTTTCGCCGTGCTGCTGGTCACTTTCCGGCAGAAGGCCTGGGGTATGCTGGCCGGCTTTGCCGCGTCCTTCGTCGCCTATTTCGCCATTTCCCACTGGGCCCATCATCCCGGCTGGTGGCCGCATCTGTGGTTCTCCAGCATCGAGCAGCACTACAATATGGACGGGTTCGAGCCGGCGTTCTCGGTCACCGCCTATCTCAGGGCGTTCGCCACCTCGCTGCTGCGCGCCGTCAGCCTGAACAGCTGGGTCGGCGTCTCGGTGCTGGCGCTGGCCGGCTGGTTTGCAGCCGGCCGGGCCGGCTTCCGCCTCGACCGCCGTGCCGCCATATTGTTCGCCGCACTGCTGCTCGGCGCCCTGGCGAAGTTCACGGTCTTCCCTATCCACGACACGCGCATTTATTTCCCACACCTGATCCCGCTCTTCCTGCTGCTGGCGACGCCCTTCATGGCACTGTGGACAGCCGTGGCGCGCGGTCAGCATCGCGCCGCCTTTCAAATCATTCCCGGAGACAAGCCATGA
- a CDS encoding FkbM family methyltransferase translates to MSSLSNLARIALSLGLPSGLLDRGPSLRGTKFLAKAALKARFGGSGQPFQMVNVGACDGALFDDVTPWLHRIPGARAMLVEPIPYNQKRLRANYPDTDRFIIEPVAVTKTKGTITVHTFDAAALEAGTLSIEFIGCSSVTDTNLMSGKNAWGEADANFNKFAPHLKDIEVPSETLQSLLDRNGITHIDAFLVDCEGADWIVFEQLDLKRYRPGMIKVEVGALPAPEIGQVVVKLKTAGYQVGFQAEDIWAFA, encoded by the coding sequence ATGAGTTCGCTATCCAACTTGGCACGCATCGCCTTGTCGCTCGGTCTTCCCTCAGGCCTGCTCGATCGCGGGCCTTCGCTGCGCGGCACGAAATTTCTGGCCAAGGCGGCGCTGAAAGCGCGCTTCGGCGGATCAGGGCAGCCGTTCCAGATGGTCAATGTCGGCGCCTGCGATGGCGCGCTGTTCGACGACGTTACGCCATGGCTGCACAGGATTCCTGGTGCCCGCGCCATGCTGGTCGAGCCGATCCCGTACAATCAGAAGCGGCTGCGCGCCAACTATCCCGACACGGACCGCTTTATCATCGAGCCGGTGGCGGTCACTAAGACAAAGGGCACGATCACCGTCCACACCTTCGATGCCGCAGCACTCGAGGCCGGCACGCTGTCGATCGAATTCATCGGATGCTCCTCGGTCACCGACACCAACCTGATGTCGGGCAAGAATGCCTGGGGTGAGGCTGATGCCAACTTCAACAAATTCGCGCCGCACCTGAAAGACATCGAGGTGCCGTCGGAGACGCTGCAATCATTGCTCGACCGCAACGGCATCACCCATATCGATGCCTTCCTCGTCGATTGCGAGGGGGCCGACTGGATCGTCTTCGAACAGCTCGATCTGAAACGCTACCGTCCGGGCATGATCAAGGTCGAGGTCGGCGCGCTGCCGGCCCCGGAGATCGGCCAGGTCGTGGTCAAGCTGAAGACGGCGGGCTACCAGGTCGGCTTCCAGGCCGAGGATATCTGGGCCTTCGCCTGA
- a CDS encoding GcvT family protein: protein MAEFPKKAKVVIIGLGGIVGASIAHHLIERGWDDIVGIDKSGIPTDIGSTAHASDFCYTTSHDFLSCWTTLYSIDFYEKMGHYARIGGLEVARVGDDGRMDEIKRKIASAKAFGTRARLIEPAEIKEKFPLIEEGMVQGGLWDPDAGLVIPRSQTVAGKLVDQAEASGKLKSFANTSARSLVVKDGRITGVVTDRGTIEADYVIVCAGIWGRLIAEMVGEDLPVMPIDHPLTFFGPYNEFAGTGKEIGWPLLRDQGNSAYMRDTGDPKTAEGGQIEWGYYEENNPRLCHPRDLLEKHEARLSPSQRDLDMEQILAPLERAMELTPILGELGYNESHSFNGLLQVTADGGPSMGESQKVRGLWYAVAIWVKDGPGMGKLIADWMTDGRTAIDHHAIDYARFYPHQTKEQFIWDRCTETAMKVYNPAVHPREPFSKGRNVRRSPFWEREKELGGYFMELGGWERAHGYAANEHLLEKYGNRVPVRENEWDNRHFWRVSNAEHLAMSEDCGIVNLSHFSMYDIEGPDHVALLEWLCAAKVGGDNNIGKGIYTHFLDEEGMVRADFTVIRMADRCRLIDGADAGPRDFRYMQRTAQDKGFDVTITDVTEKYVTIGIWGPNARATLQKVVENPDGLSLENFPFAAIKPVRIGGKDVTAFRISYVGEQGWELHMRYEDGLAVWDALRSTGVMPFGVETYANTRRMEKSLRLQNADLLTEYNLLEADLARPKVKENDFCGKAKHVEYRAREHQPATLCTLVMTENTDSKGVARYPVGIMPVLDPTTGETLVDELGRRSFTTSVAYGPTIGKNIALAYLPHAYAQEGRKLNVEYFGETYPVEVAGVGYKPLYDPENLKPRS from the coding sequence ATGGCAGAGTTTCCGAAAAAGGCGAAGGTCGTCATCATTGGCCTCGGCGGTATCGTCGGCGCATCGATCGCCCATCATCTGATCGAACGCGGATGGGATGACATCGTCGGCATCGACAAGTCGGGCATCCCGACCGACATCGGCTCGACCGCGCACGCCTCCGACTTCTGCTACACGACCAGCCATGATTTCCTGTCCTGCTGGACGACGCTCTATTCCATCGATTTCTACGAGAAGATGGGTCACTACGCGCGCATCGGTGGCCTTGAAGTGGCCCGCGTCGGCGACGACGGCCGCATGGACGAGATCAAGCGCAAGATCGCCTCGGCAAAGGCTTTTGGAACACGCGCGCGCCTGATCGAACCGGCCGAGATCAAGGAAAAATTCCCGCTCATCGAAGAGGGGATGGTGCAGGGCGGCCTTTGGGATCCGGATGCAGGCCTGGTCATCCCGCGCTCGCAGACCGTTGCCGGCAAGCTGGTCGACCAGGCGGAAGCGTCGGGCAAGCTGAAATCCTTCGCCAACACGTCGGCCAGGTCGCTTGTCGTCAAGGACGGCCGCATCACTGGTGTCGTGACCGATCGCGGCACGATCGAGGCCGATTACGTCATCGTCTGTGCCGGCATCTGGGGCCGGCTGATCGCGGAAATGGTCGGCGAAGATCTGCCCGTCATGCCGATCGACCATCCGCTGACCTTCTTCGGGCCGTACAATGAGTTTGCCGGCACCGGCAAGGAGATCGGCTGGCCGCTGCTGCGCGACCAGGGCAACTCGGCCTATATGCGCGACACCGGCGATCCCAAGACCGCCGAGGGCGGCCAGATCGAATGGGGCTATTACGAAGAAAACAACCCGCGCCTTTGCCATCCGCGCGATCTCCTCGAAAAGCATGAGGCGCGGCTGTCGCCCTCGCAGCGCGACCTCGACATGGAGCAGATCCTGGCGCCGCTCGAACGCGCCATGGAACTGACGCCGATCCTGGGCGAGCTCGGCTACAACGAAAGCCATTCCTTCAACGGCCTCTTGCAGGTGACCGCCGATGGCGGCCCGTCGATGGGCGAGAGCCAGAAGGTGAGGGGTCTCTGGTATGCCGTCGCCATCTGGGTCAAGGACGGCCCCGGCATGGGCAAGTTGATCGCCGACTGGATGACGGATGGCCGCACCGCGATCGACCATCACGCCATCGACTATGCGCGCTTCTATCCGCACCAGACGAAGGAGCAGTTCATCTGGGATCGCTGCACCGAGACGGCGATGAAGGTCTACAATCCGGCTGTGCATCCCCGCGAACCGTTCTCCAAGGGCCGCAACGTCAGGCGCTCGCCGTTCTGGGAACGCGAAAAGGAACTTGGCGGCTATTTCATGGAACTGGGCGGCTGGGAACGCGCCCATGGCTATGCTGCTAACGAACACCTGCTGGAGAAGTATGGCAACCGGGTTCCCGTTCGTGAGAACGAATGGGACAACCGCCATTTCTGGCGCGTCTCCAATGCCGAGCATCTGGCGATGAGCGAGGATTGCGGCATCGTCAATCTCTCGCACTTCTCGATGTATGACATCGAGGGACCCGACCATGTCGCACTGCTGGAGTGGCTGTGCGCGGCCAAGGTCGGCGGCGACAACAACATCGGCAAGGGCATCTACACCCACTTCCTCGACGAGGAGGGCATGGTGCGCGCCGACTTCACCGTCATCCGCATGGCTGACCGCTGCCGTCTGATCGACGGCGCCGATGCCGGTCCGCGCGACTTCCGCTACATGCAGCGCACCGCGCAGGACAAAGGCTTCGACGTCACCATCACCGATGTGACGGAAAAATACGTCACCATCGGCATCTGGGGTCCGAACGCGCGCGCGACGCTGCAGAAGGTCGTCGAGAATCCGGATGGCCTGTCGCTGGAGAACTTCCCGTTCGCGGCAATCAAACCGGTCAGGATCGGCGGCAAGGACGTCACCGCTTTCCGCATTTCCTATGTCGGCGAGCAGGGCTGGGAACTGCATATGCGCTACGAGGACGGCCTCGCCGTCTGGGATGCGCTGCGCTCGACCGGCGTGATGCCGTTCGGTGTGGAGACCTATGCCAATACGCGGCGCATGGAAAAGAGCCTGCGGCTGCAGAACGCCGACCTTCTGACCGAGTACAATCTGCTCGAAGCCGACCTCGCGCGTCCGAAGGTCAAGGAGAATGATTTCTGCGGCAAGGCCAAGCATGTCGAGTACCGCGCGCGTGAGCACCAGCCGGCGACGTTGTGTACGCTGGTGATGACGGAAAACACCGATTCCAAGGGTGTGGCGCGTTATCCGGTCGGCATCATGCCGGTGCTGGATCCCACCACCGGAGAGACGCTGGTCGACGAGCTCGGCCGCCGCTCCTTCACCACATCGGTCGCCTATGGCCCGACGATCGGCAAGAACATCGCGCTTGCCTATCTGCCGCACGCCTATGCGCAGGAAGGCCGCAAGCTCAACGTCGAGTATTTCGGCGAGACCTATCCGGTTGAAGTCGCCGGCGTCGGCTACAAGCCGCTCTACGACCCGGAGAATCTCAAGCCGCGCAGCTGA
- a CDS encoding site-2 protease family protein, protein MQRFSWDKKNDAFVFTTSGNVPVRVRWTFAVPIILPFLHEWSTRPMDALIHTFVFAVLFFVSVFLHELAHVWAARRQGIGTERIELYLFGGLAYFKQGVASSRGWAWIAFAGPLANIVLAAGLAASYYLLVAQLPVEVHSLFNSPPPRPVNLLEWMLWIGALLNAALFVFNILPAYPLDGSMIAQHLLARRFGSGTAARIVGFCGVVLSILRFVVILAAAISGVLLWLPPAFKPNWRAFRGTGKKKSNPPRPAVEANDDVEWRGKGGWPINK, encoded by the coding sequence TTGCAACGGTTCAGCTGGGACAAGAAGAACGATGCGTTCGTGTTCACGACCAGCGGAAACGTTCCCGTTCGTGTCCGTTGGACCTTTGCTGTTCCAATTATCTTGCCTTTTCTGCATGAGTGGTCGACGCGGCCGATGGACGCCCTGATCCATACGTTCGTATTTGCCGTGCTGTTCTTCGTGTCGGTGTTTTTGCATGAACTGGCGCATGTATGGGCAGCGCGCCGACAAGGCATCGGAACCGAGAGAATAGAACTCTATCTCTTTGGCGGGCTTGCTTACTTCAAGCAGGGCGTAGCCTCGTCGCGTGGTTGGGCATGGATCGCATTTGCGGGTCCATTGGCGAACATCGTTTTGGCGGCGGGGCTCGCTGCTTCCTACTATCTCCTCGTGGCGCAGCTGCCCGTTGAGGTGCATAGTCTCTTCAATTCGCCACCTCCAAGGCCGGTCAACCTTCTGGAATGGATGCTTTGGATCGGCGCTTTGCTGAACGCGGCGCTCTTTGTATTCAACATTCTCCCCGCCTATCCCCTCGATGGCAGCATGATTGCGCAGCATCTGCTTGCACGACGCTTCGGAAGCGGCACAGCAGCGCGGATTGTCGGCTTCTGTGGCGTCGTCCTCTCGATTTTGCGTTTTGTAGTGATCCTTGCCGCTGCCATTTCAGGCGTCCTGCTATGGCTTCCGCCAGCGTTCAAGCCAAATTGGCGAGCGTTTCGCGGCACAGGCAAGAAGAAATCCAATCCGCCGCGCCCGGCAGTCGAGGCCAACGATGACGTGGAGTGGCGCGGCAAGGGCGGATGGCCGATCAACAAATGA
- a CDS encoding DUF1194 domain-containing protein, protein MSAFARARHFLSGCAALALMLWLAPGSRADEPVDVELVLAVDVSLSMSADELEIQRHGYAAALTHDNVLQAIADGAYGKIAVTYVEWAGTTWQKVIVPWTVIASRADAEKVVAQLDAHPPDSARRTSISGAMEFGADLFAESGYQGTKRVIDISGDGPNNQGAPVNLTRDGVVRQGIIINGLPLMTRGGLSGAYDVNNLDRYYSDCVIGGPGAFMIPVNDWTQFPEAIRRKLVLELAGPASPQWAAEEADHPPVVLAQDKPSSDCQIGEKMWRNRGGIPDSR, encoded by the coding sequence ATGTCTGCTTTCGCCCGCGCAAGACATTTCCTTTCCGGCTGCGCCGCGCTGGCGCTGATGCTCTGGCTGGCGCCGGGATCCCGCGCCGACGAGCCGGTCGATGTCGAGCTGGTGCTGGCGGTCGACGTTTCGCTGTCGATGTCGGCGGACGAACTCGAGATCCAGCGCCATGGCTACGCCGCGGCGCTGACGCATGACAATGTGCTTCAGGCGATCGCCGATGGCGCCTATGGTAAGATCGCCGTCACTTATGTCGAATGGGCCGGCACCACCTGGCAGAAGGTCATCGTGCCGTGGACGGTGATTGCCAGCCGGGCCGATGCGGAAAAAGTGGTGGCGCAGCTCGATGCCCATCCTCCCGACAGCGCGCGGCGTACGTCGATCTCCGGGGCGATGGAGTTCGGTGCGGACCTGTTCGCCGAAAGTGGCTACCAGGGGACCAAGCGGGTGATCGACATTTCTGGCGACGGACCCAACAACCAGGGCGCGCCGGTCAATCTCACCCGCGACGGCGTGGTCAGGCAAGGCATCATCATCAACGGCCTGCCGCTGATGACCCGAGGCGGATTGTCCGGCGCCTACGACGTCAACAATCTCGACCGCTACTACAGCGACTGTGTGATCGGCGGCCCGGGAGCCTTCATGATCCCGGTCAACGACTGGACGCAATTTCCCGAAGCCATACGCCGCAAGCTGGTGCTGGAACTCGCCGGTCCCGCGTCGCCGCAATGGGCGGCGGAGGAGGCGGATCATCCGCCAGTGGTGCTGGCTCAGGACAAGCCCTCCAGCGATTGTCAGATCGGCGAGAAGATGTGGCGCAACCGCGGTGGGATACCCGACAGCCGCTAG
- a CDS encoding peptidase inhibitor family I36 protein, which translates to MKRLAILTAIASVLFADGASAQYNDQPACVMFEHANFRGRSIEMQADDSVSFRGGQFWNDRVSSVFVRRGCSLAAYEDTRMGGRSIEIRRRARELGGDWNDRISSAECVCDGY; encoded by the coding sequence ATGAAACGCCTTGCCATCCTGACGGCTATCGCGTCCGTGCTTTTTGCCGACGGCGCCAGCGCCCAATACAACGATCAGCCTGCCTGCGTCATGTTCGAGCACGCGAATTTTCGCGGGCGCTCGATCGAGATGCAGGCCGACGATTCGGTCAGTTTTCGCGGCGGCCAGTTCTGGAATGACCGCGTGTCGTCGGTCTTCGTTCGCCGCGGCTGCAGCCTCGCTGCCTATGAGGATACGCGAATGGGCGGCCGTTCGATCGAAATCAGGCGCAGGGCCCGTGAGCTCGGAGGCGACTGGAACGACCGCATCTCATCGGCCGAGTGCGTCTGCGACGGATACTAG